A genomic stretch from Solanum stenotomum isolate F172 chromosome 8, ASM1918654v1, whole genome shotgun sequence includes:
- the LOC125873923 gene encoding secreted RxLR effector protein 161-like — translation MDVNNAFLHGELDREIYMFQPMGFQRQDHPEYVCKLQKALYGLKQAPRAWYVGVMSRYMHNQKKHHMEVVQRILRYVKSTIDYGLLYKKGEECKLVGYCDSDYARDHDTRRSTTSYVFKLGAGAISWCNKRQPTVSLSTTEAEYRAATVAAQESTWLMQLIKDLHQPVGYSVTLYCDN, via the exons ATGGACGTAAATAATGCCTTTTTGCACGGAGAGTTGGATCGGGAGATCTACATGTTTCAACCAATGGGCTTTCAGAGGCAAGATCATCCTGAGTATGTATGTAAGCTTCAGAAAGCGCTATATGGGTTAAAGCAAGCGCCAAGGGCATGGTATG TTGGTGTGATGAGTCGCTACATGCACAATCAAAAGAAGCACCATATGGAGGTTGTTCAACGAATACTAAGATATGTGAAAAGTACAATTGATTATGGTCTTTTGTACAAGAAAGGTGAAGAATGCAAGTTGGTCGGATATTGTGACTCTGACTATGCAAGGGATCATGATACCCGTCGTTCAACTACTAGCTATGTGTTTAAGCTCGGAGCTGGAGCAATTTCTTGGTGCAACAAAAGGCAACCAACTGTGTCATTGTCAACAACAGAAGCTGAGTATAGGGCAGCAACAGTTGCAGCTCAAGAAAGTACATGGCTTATGCAGTTGATAAAGGATTTACACCAACCAGTTGGCTACTCAGTTACCTTGTACTGTGACAATTAG